The Chryseobacterium nakagawai genome has a segment encoding these proteins:
- the tpx gene encoding thiol peroxidase: protein MNTVLLKGTPVRTYSKLPDVNKPAPKFTLTDVNMNDQSLDAYKGRYVILNIFPSVDTGVCSASVHHFNEEAGNLPNTVVLCISKDLPFAQKRFCGAEGINNVVMLSDFRSDFGWNYGVEMVESSMKGLLSRAVVVIDPSGTIIYEEQVPDISQEPNYAAAIQAVKQ from the coding sequence ATCAATACTGTTTTATTAAAAGGAACACCTGTACGTACTTACTCCAAATTACCGGATGTCAACAAACCCGCTCCTAAATTCACCCTTACGGATGTTAATATGAATGACCAGAGCTTAGATGCTTACAAAGGGAGATATGTTATTTTAAATATCTTTCCGAGTGTAGATACGGGAGTTTGCTCAGCATCTGTGCATCATTTCAATGAGGAGGCAGGAAATCTTCCCAATACAGTGGTTCTTTGTATTTCCAAGGACTTACCTTTCGCTCAAAAAAGATTTTGTGGTGCTGAAGGGATCAATAATGTGGTGATGCTTTCAGATTTCCGTTCTGATTTCGGATGGAATTACGGGGTAGAAATGGTAGAATCTTCCATGAAAGGACTTCTCAGCAGGGCTGTTGTCGTAATAGATCCTTCGGGAACCATTATCTATGAAGAGCAGGTACCGGATATTTCTCAGGAACCTAATTATGCAGCGGCAATTCAGGCTGTAAAACAATAA
- a CDS encoding NADP-dependent glyceraldehyde-3-phosphate dehydrogenase encodes MSSGNNPAFQDIFKSENEIPEEYKVPEIHQKVYLLNGELVEWKGETQNIYSPVCIPTENGLERKLLGSIPNIGPEEAMEVLEACVKAYDNGLGEWPTMSVEGRIKCMQKFVYLMIQQRDLIIKLLMWEIGKTLADSTKEFDRTVDYINQTIDALKDLDRESSRFQEAEGTIAQIRRAPLGVVLSMGPFNYPLNEIFTTLIPALIMGNTILFKLPKHGVLAHYPLLNAFKEAFPKGTVNTLYGKGSEIITPIMESGKVNVLAFIGSSKVANGLKKLHPKVNRLRAILSLDAKNAAIVTKNANLDVAVSECILGALSFNGQRCTALKLIFVQKEIAAEFTTRLSEAVSALKAGLPWEKDVKVTPLPEVNKPSYLKECIEDAIQKGAVVLNKEGGYTEESFVFPAVVYPVNSDMKLYHEEQFGPVIPVVPFEDIEEPIDYQVNASHGMQVSIFSEDPKEVAKLIDPFVNLVSRVNINCQAQRGPDVFPFTGRKDSAEGTLSVFDALRSFSIRSLVAAKLTDSNKKLLNTIVREHDSNFLSTDYIF; translated from the coding sequence ATGAGTTCAGGAAACAATCCAGCATTTCAAGATATTTTTAAAAGCGAAAACGAAATCCCCGAAGAATATAAAGTCCCCGAAATTCATCAGAAAGTCTATCTTCTCAATGGTGAGCTGGTGGAATGGAAAGGAGAAACCCAGAATATTTATTCCCCGGTTTGTATCCCTACAGAAAACGGTTTGGAGAGAAAATTGTTGGGAAGTATTCCAAATATCGGCCCTGAAGAAGCCATGGAAGTGCTGGAAGCTTGTGTAAAAGCCTACGATAACGGCCTTGGAGAATGGCCAACAATGTCCGTGGAAGGCAGAATCAAGTGCATGCAGAAATTCGTCTATTTGATGATCCAACAGCGCGATCTGATTATCAAACTGCTGATGTGGGAAATAGGAAAAACACTAGCCGATTCTACTAAAGAATTTGACCGTACCGTAGATTACATCAACCAGACGATTGATGCTTTAAAAGATCTGGACAGAGAATCTTCCCGTTTCCAGGAGGCAGAAGGAACCATTGCACAAATCAGAAGAGCACCCTTGGGGGTGGTTTTAAGTATGGGGCCTTTCAATTATCCTTTGAATGAGATCTTTACCACACTGATCCCGGCATTGATTATGGGAAATACCATTTTGTTTAAGTTACCTAAACACGGAGTTTTAGCCCATTATCCTTTATTGAATGCCTTTAAAGAAGCTTTCCCGAAAGGAACAGTAAATACTTTATATGGAAAAGGTTCTGAGATTATTACTCCGATTATGGAAAGCGGAAAAGTCAATGTATTGGCCTTTATCGGTTCCAGTAAAGTAGCGAATGGATTGAAAAAATTGCACCCTAAAGTGAACCGTTTAAGAGCAATCCTGAGTCTGGATGCTAAAAATGCAGCTATTGTTACCAAAAATGCCAATCTTGATGTAGCGGTTAGTGAATGTATTCTTGGGGCACTTTCTTTCAATGGTCAGCGTTGTACAGCTTTAAAACTGATTTTTGTACAGAAAGAAATTGCAGCAGAATTTACCACAAGGTTAAGTGAAGCTGTTTCCGCTTTGAAAGCAGGTTTACCATGGGAAAAAGACGTGAAAGTAACACCGCTTCCGGAAGTCAATAAACCTTCTTATCTGAAAGAATGTATTGAAGATGCCATACAGAAAGGAGCTGTTGTTTTAAATAAAGAGGGCGGTTACACAGAAGAATCTTTTGTTTTCCCCGCTGTAGTCTATCCTGTAAATAGCGATATGAAGTTATATCATGAAGAACAATTTGGTCCTGTCATTCCGGTGGTTCCTTTTGAAGATATTGAAGAACCTATAGATTATCAGGTCAATGCTTCCCATGGAATGCAGGTAAGTATTTTCAGTGAAGATCCAAAGGAAGTTGCAAAACTGATTGACCCTTTTGTAAATTTGGTAAGCCGTGTGAATATCAATTGCCAGGCACAGCGTGGTCCGGACGTATTTCCGTTTACCGGAAGAAAAGACAGCGCAGAAGGAACACTTTCTGTTTTTGATGCCTTGCGTTCCTTTTCAATAAGATCTCTGGTAGCCGCAAAACTTACAGATTCTAATAAAAAGTTACTGAATACCATTGTAAGGGAGCATGACTCCAATTTTTTAAGCACAGATTATATTTTTTAG
- a CDS encoding RNA polymerase sigma factor, whose protein sequence is MTSLEQEFIHKIEKHKGIIFKISKMYMSEKEDRDDLFQEITFQLWKAYPNFRGESEFSTWLYRIALNTAIIFLKNQKRRGFIGNEDFSNHIIAHEEYDNDKEERMTEMYKAIHLLNPIDKAFIFYYLEDFSGKQISEQMGISEGNVRVKMNRAKNKLKDILNQYTPNQP, encoded by the coding sequence ATGACCTCACTAGAGCAAGAGTTTATCCATAAGATTGAAAAGCATAAAGGAATCATTTTTAAGATTTCCAAAATGTATATGTCCGAAAAAGAGGACCGCGATGATCTTTTTCAGGAAATTACCTTTCAACTATGGAAGGCATATCCAAATTTCAGGGGGGAAAGTGAATTTTCAACCTGGCTATACAGAATTGCTTTAAATACAGCGATTATTTTTCTCAAAAATCAAAAAAGAAGAGGTTTTATCGGAAATGAAGACTTCTCTAATCATATAATTGCCCACGAAGAGTATGACAATGATAAAGAAGAGCGGATGACTGAAATGTATAAAGCGATTCATCTCCTTAATCCTATTGACAAGGCCTTTATTTTCTATTACCTGGAAGACTTTTCAGGAAAACAAATTTCCGAACAGATGGGGATCTCCGAAGGAAATGTAAGGGTGAAAATGAACAGAGCCAAAAATAAATTGAAAGATATCTTAAACCAATATACCCCTAACCAACCTTAA